The Candidatus Obscuribacterales bacterium sequence GCTCGACACCTGAGCAACCGCTTGTCCGATATCAGCACCCTTATGCAAGTAGACCTTAATAATGCTCATACCGTTAAGCGACATTGACTCAATGCGCTCAATACCACCAACAGTTGAAGCAAAAGCTCGCTCAGTAGGACTAGTAATTAAATTCTCAATGTTGTCCGGCGACATGCCCGTATATGTCCAAACACAACTTACAACAGGGACATCAATCGACGGAAAGATATCTATCGCCATGTTGCGTATGGAAACAACACCAAATAAAGCTATAAGAATCGCCAAGACAATGAAAGTATGTGGTTGGCTAAGCGCGAGCCTTACTATCCACATACCGATGGTCACCTCATGATCAAATGCTCCGCTCCAAGCAGGCATATATCATCGATATAGCGGCATGACGATAGCGAAGATTCCTATAATAATACGCTTATTTTTGAAATTCTTCGAGATTAGGGGATATGAGTTTTTCCGTCACGCAAGACAAAATATCCTCAGCTCTGACAAACCCTATAAGTTTTTTTGATTGATAACTATCAACAATCGGTAGCCGCTTAAAATCATGGTCGTACATGGTCATTGCCACCATGGTTGTATCATCCGATTGTGCCGCGCAAATGGGCTGAGTGATCATATACGTCTTAGCCTCTAGCTTCCGCACATCTATAGACTTACCAAGATTAGACTCAACAGCATTTAATAAATCGGTATTGGTTATCACCCCAACCAGCTTCTCACTTTCATCAATGACATAGAGAACACTTGCCGCATAGCTGTCCATCAGACTTAAGACTTTGTCCAAAGTATTGGATTCGGAAATAGTGGCCGGAATTGGTCGTATAAGGTCGGACAACTTCATGGTTGCCAGGATCTTCTGCACTTCATTCTTTTCTTCCCAGGCACCCTGGCGCTGCTGTATTGCTAAAGCAACAGCTTTGCGTAGTGGAGCAAGGCTTTTTGAAACCTGGGCAAACACGTCACGTCCTAGAACTAAAAGCTGCAAATCAGTTCGAGCGCGACAGGAATTGCGCCGATTTCTTCTATCTACAAGGGCACCTTCTCCAAAAAAATCATCCTTACCAAGAACCGCTACGACGTTTTCCTCGCCGTCGGTCTTCTTTATGATTTCAACCTCGCCATCTTGAATTGCGTAGAATTCAGACGCCGGCTCACCTTCTTTAAATATCCAGTCTCCGGCTTTGAAATAAGCGCTGCCGACATTGCGTGTTCGATCTATTCGCGGGCCTGTCAGCGCCGGAGGAAATAGAAATCCTAAAGTCCAAGTCAAAAGAACTGCCAGTTGTTGAACAAAAGACGGCAGCTTAATGAGATACGTGGCACGCCACGTCATCCAGGCAAGAGTGCCTGAAAGTTTGACACCTAATACTTCAGCAACAGCACTTTTACCGCCAATTGAGCATAATGTGCCAAGCGATTTGTGATGAAATGGCTTTGTTTGCCGCCCACTTAGTCTAGCTCTAATGTTTTTTGCCAATTGAGCTCCCTGACGCTCGGCAAATTGAGCTGTCGTGGGAGACAATTGTCCATCAAGAGCATTTGGCACAGCAGCACAATCACCAATTGCCCAGACATTTTCAAAGTCCGGCACGCTCATATCGGCATTCACTGCAATGCGCCCATGTTCTTTCACAACATCCAGCTTGTCTACCAAGGCGGCTGGACGGGTGCCTATTGTGCAAATGACAGTGCCCGCCTCTACAAATTGCCCGTCCTTCAATCCGACTCCGTCTTTGGTGCAATAAGAAGCACCTGAATTCAAAACGAATTTAATACCGTTGAGTTCCATTTTATTTTTGGCAAATTCGCGCAAAGATGCGCCGACCTCAGGCAGAATCTGCCCTCTGGAATGCACTAACGTGACATTTATTTCTGACTCCGAAAAATTTGCGTAATAGCGAGCACTGCGCGTCATGAAATCATATATTTCACCGGCAACCTCTACACCGCTAAAGCCACCACCGACGACAACAACGGTCAGCAAACGCTTTTTCTCATCAGCGCTTGAACAAGTTTCAGCGCACTCCATTTGATTAATAACGTGATATTGCAGAGCCAGCGCATCTCCAACTGTTTTCATTGGGAATGCATGGTCGGGCATACCCGGAATTACGGACAGATTAGAAGCCGTGCCGCAAGCAATTACCAACTGATCGTATTTGATTGCGCCACTACCGCCATGGAGATCTTCATAAACAACTTCGTTGGAGGCAAGCCTTAATTCGTTTACTTCCTCCATGCGAATTTGCGTATGTGGTAAAAGCAAGCGTAAGGGAGCGGCCATGTCCTTAGGATTAATCGTGGCAGAGGCAACCTCGGCCAACAACGGATGAAAAACCATATGGTTTTCACTAGCAAAGAGAACTATTTCACATTCATCTTTGTGAAGTAGTTGGCGCAATTTTTTGGCGCATTTTACACCGGCAAAGCCACCACCAATTACGATAATTCTCTTTTTAGAACCTGTCACGTCTGCCACCCAGCCCCTCAAGAAAAGAGGGCGGGACTTATATCCCGCCCTCTTCGTTTTATTACACCTTGATCAACCTTAGAAGTTATCAGGGATAGGTGCTGCACCTGGCTGAATTCCAGGAACTCTTTGTGGACGTTCAGCGCGACCGGAGGTCATGTAACGCTCATCAACAATAGTCGGTTCGACTTGGAGGATGTTCGTATCACGCGGTGCTTCGGTTCTGCTTATCTCCTCCGGCAGTTTCAGCTGACCTGGTGTTCCAGGAACGATGACTTCCGGACGTACCGCCACAACAAGTTCACTTTCGTTCTTGTTGAAGGCTTTGGACTTGTACAGAGCGCCTAAGACTGGTATTTCACCCAAGATAGGAGTCTTGTTCAACTCACGCGAACTGTTGGCTGATACCAAACCTGATATGTAGAGCTCTTGTCCCGGCTTCATTTCTACAATCGTCTGCGTTTTTCTGACGATAAAGGCTGGGATTGTAGATGTGCCAAGACCTAACAAGTTCAAACCGTTAGCTTGGTCGAGCAATCTCTCTTCAGGTGATACCTGCAGATTTATCGCTCCTGTTTCCAGAAGTACCGGAATGATATTCAGTCTCAAACCGAATGGTTCAAAGCTGATCGACTGCTGAGCAGTACCGGCTGTAGCGATAGATTGCAATATTGGGATTTCACCACCGGCAAGGAAGGCTGCACGCTCACCGGATATTGTTACCAGTGTCGGCTCAGCGAGCACACGCGCACGTCTTTGAGTGATGATACCTTGCACTGTCGGGTTGATTGACCAGCGACCCAGATTTCCACTAGCAAAGTTGGAAGTGGACGTAAATAAGTTGGCCAATCCGGTTGGCGAGAATGTACCGGCACCAGGAGCGCTACCGAACAAGGACGAAGCTTGCAAGAGAGCGTTTGGAGCAAGTGCCATTACACCTTGACCGACAGGGCTTGTGGTCAGAGCGTTGGTCATGCTGCCATCCGGGTTGATAACGGCACCATTCAGGAATCTGACTGGAGAAGTCACAGCACCGTAACCAGGCAACTTGTTAGGCATCTGTTGTAGGAAGCCCAAGATTTGCGATACCCAGTTAGTATCTTGTGATGGTGCCAGCGTGGTTGGAAAAACCGGGGTACCGGCAGCATCAGCAATTCGTCTTACAGGGTTGCCGAATCCTAACGGGAACACAATGCGGTTTGGCGCTGTGAACGTACCGTTGAGAGTCGTCTGCGTGGCGTTTTGATCGAAACCATAACCACCGGGGTTACTTCCGTTCAATCCAGGCAAAGTACTCAAAACTGACTGGTTCGCCGTGCCGCCGCCGCCTAAACCGAAGGCGAAGGTGTTATTGGTGAAGTTCAAACCTAGCTGGAGACCAAGTTCTCTTACCGCTACCGAGTTCATTTCCATGAAGGTCACGTGCAACACGATGAGTGGTGTCTTTCTGACACGAATCAAGCTCGTCACACGGGCAGCTTCAGAAACAATGACCTGAGCTTTACCAACGTTGTTGTTCAGGTTAGAGAAGAACGTGTACTTATCTACCTGAGAAATTTGCGAAAGCGTTCCGCCGGCACCACCGCCACCGCCGCCACCGCCACCGCCGCCGCCACCACCGCCGGCGCCACCGGATTGCGATTGCTCACCGATACGAGCGTTGATTAAACGGCTGTTCGCGGCAAGAATGCTCATCCCGCGATCATCCATAAATACGTTTGCCGCACTGAATGCTCGCAAAACAGATTCCGGGTGATCAACATCACCGACAAGAAGAACCCTGTCGCCACCGCCGACACTGAAAGGTTTCACGATAATACGGGGATCAATTTCCCGGATTGTCGACTGCAGTGCGGAGTAGTCACGGCTAACCTTAATATCAATGGCAGCAGAATTACCCGCATCATCCCAAACCACCATGGTGGCACCACCAGGTGCTTTACCAAGGAGAACCATTTGGTTTTCAGCTACTACAACCGGTTCAGCAATAGATGGTTCGCTT is a genomic window containing:
- a CDS encoding FAD-dependent oxidoreductase, whose protein sequence is MADVTGSKKRIIVIGGGFAGVKCAKKLRQLLHKDECEIVLFASENHMVFHPLLAEVASATINPKDMAAPLRLLLPHTQIRMEEVNELRLASNEVVYEDLHGGSGAIKYDQLVIACGTASNLSVIPGMPDHAFPMKTVGDALALQYHVINQMECAETCSSADEKKRLLTVVVVGGGFSGVEVAGEIYDFMTRSARYYANFSESEINVTLVHSRGQILPEVGASLREFAKNKMELNGIKFVLNSGASYCTKDGVGLKDGQFVEAGTVICTIGTRPAALVDKLDVVKEHGRIAVNADMSVPDFENVWAIGDCAAVPNALDGQLSPTTAQFAERQGAQLAKNIRARLSGRQTKPFHHKSLGTLCSIGGKSAVAEVLGVKLSGTLAWMTWRATYLIKLPSFVQQLAVLLTWTLGFLFPPALTGPRIDRTRNVGSAYFKAGDWIFKEGEPASEFYAIQDGEVEIIKKTDGEENVVAVLGKDDFFGEGALVDRRNRRNSCRARTDLQLLVLGRDVFAQVSKSLAPLRKAVALAIQQRQGAWEEKNEVQKILATMKLSDLIRPIPATISESNTLDKVLSLMDSYAASVLYVIDESEKLVGVITNTDLLNAVESNLGKSIDVRKLEAKTYMITQPICAAQSDDTTMVAMTMYDHDFKRLPIVDSYQSKKLIGFVRAEDILSCVTEKLISPNLEEFQK
- a CDS encoding pilus assembly protein N-terminal domain-containing protein, with amino-acid sequence MNKPRLCLALSVSLALLQASVMPVLSEPASPAIWQKLAGVSKPVAKSAAKTTKVAGAQTKRPVAAKAAGNNGLGLYTAYGLASGFSDSQVMLFFGKGKDAASQMPAAALTIHPTLPAVAEDHVASAASTVVEKPTLLAMGEPVGGTQVTADAGSTVSVTPSEPTPIVDAPKPAEPEMAKEVLAAKSESSDKLQIAQLAPDQIIAQGDNSGTLSTPIPPVVSGAVELEEFKPSNVIELKVNQSRTFKLRNKIVRTSISEPSIAEPVVVAENQMVLLGKAPGGATMVVWDDAGNSAAIDIKVSRDYSALQSTIREIDPRIIVKPFSVGGGDRVLLVGDVDHPESVLRAFSAANVFMDDRGMSILAANSRLINARIGEQSQSGGAGGGGGGGGGGGGGGGAGGTLSQISQVDKYTFFSNLNNNVGKAQVIVSEAARVTSLIRVRKTPLIVLHVTFMEMNSVAVRELGLQLGLNFTNNTFAFGLGGGGTANQSVLSTLPGLNGSNPGGYGFDQNATQTTLNGTFTAPNRIVFPLGFGNPVRRIADAAGTPVFPTTLAPSQDTNWVSQILGFLQQMPNKLPGYGAVTSPVRFLNGAVINPDGSMTNALTTSPVGQGVMALAPNALLQASSLFGSAPGAGTFSPTGLANLFTSTSNFASGNLGRWSINPTVQGIITQRRARVLAEPTLVTISGERAAFLAGGEIPILQSIATAGTAQQSISFEPFGLRLNIIPVLLETGAINLQVSPEERLLDQANGLNLLGLGTSTIPAFIVRKTQTIVEMKPGQELYISGLVSANSSRELNKTPILGEIPVLGALYKSKAFNKNESELVVAVRPEVIVPGTPGQLKLPEEISRTEAPRDTNILQVEPTIVDERYMTSGRAERPQRVPGIQPGAAPIPDNF